One segment of Paraburkholderia sp. PREW-6R DNA contains the following:
- a CDS encoding LysR family transcriptional regulator: MNSSVQPDDLAFFSTVAASGSLTAAAREFGLSTAAVSKHLAQMEARAGVSLVNRTTRRMSLTPEGELYLTRARRILSEMDDLAQLLGGSRAAPKGLLRVNATLGFGRSHVAPLISAFVRRFPEVDVQLQLSVDPPPLSDDAFDVCIRFGEPPDARVIARRVASNRRLLCASPKYFARRRPPRSAAELAQYNCIGIRQGDDGYGLWRLTSGRAGAETTETVRVRGNLTTNDGEIAVKWALDGHGILMRAEWDIADYLADGRLIHVLPDYRTPGADIYAVYPQQLQFTARVKAFVEMLVEALGSR, from the coding sequence ATGAACTCATCGGTCCAACCGGACGACCTTGCGTTCTTCTCCACTGTCGCGGCAAGTGGCAGCCTGACGGCCGCCGCGCGTGAATTCGGTCTCAGCACGGCGGCGGTCAGCAAGCATCTGGCGCAAATGGAAGCGCGCGCGGGCGTGTCGCTCGTCAACCGCACGACGCGGCGCATGAGCCTCACGCCCGAGGGCGAGCTTTATCTGACGCGTGCGCGGCGCATTCTCAGCGAGATGGACGACCTCGCGCAGTTGCTGGGCGGCTCGCGGGCGGCGCCGAAAGGTCTGCTGCGTGTGAACGCAACACTCGGCTTCGGCCGCAGTCACGTGGCGCCGCTCATCTCGGCATTCGTGCGGCGCTTTCCCGAAGTGGACGTGCAGTTGCAGCTTTCCGTCGACCCGCCGCCGCTCAGCGACGATGCGTTCGACGTCTGCATCCGTTTCGGCGAACCGCCGGACGCCCGTGTGATTGCACGGCGAGTGGCATCGAACCGGCGCTTGCTATGCGCGTCGCCAAAGTACTTCGCGCGGCGGCGGCCGCCGCGCAGCGCGGCTGAACTGGCGCAATACAACTGCATCGGCATCCGCCAGGGCGACGACGGTTACGGCCTGTGGCGGCTCACCAGCGGACGCGCCGGCGCGGAGACGACCGAAACGGTGCGCGTGCGCGGCAACCTCACCACCAATGACGGTGAAATCGCGGTCAAATGGGCATTGGACGGTCACGGCATTCTGATGCGTGCCGAGTGGGACATTGCGGACTATCTGGCGGACGGACGCCTGATTCACGTGCTGCCGGACTACCGCACGCCGGGCGCGGATATCTACGCTGTGTATCCGCAGCAGTTACAGTTCACCGCGCGGGTCAAGGCGTTCGTCGAGATGCTGGTGGAAGCGCTGGGGTCGCGCTAG
- a CDS encoding DUF4148 domain-containing protein has translation MKGFARQMMLGLAVSAMVSGGIPLAAAQSPSASPGAGTAGAASAPSSKAQRKAARKEARAKKNAELKKLEDAGYQPSQDDPNYPNNLQKAEKKAGIGAPAGQQ, from the coding sequence ATGAAGGGTTTTGCCAGACAAATGATGCTCGGTCTTGCCGTCAGTGCGATGGTAAGCGGCGGTATTCCGCTTGCTGCCGCCCAGAGTCCGAGCGCTTCGCCCGGCGCCGGCACCGCCGGTGCAGCCAGTGCGCCATCGAGCAAAGCGCAGCGCAAAGCCGCCCGCAAGGAAGCGCGCGCGAAGAAAAACGCCGAGTTGAAGAAACTCGAAGACGCCGGCTACCAGCCGTCGCAGGACGATCCAAACTATCCGAACAATCTGCAGAAGGCGGAGAAAAAAGCAGGCATTGGCGCGCCTGCCGGCCAGCAGTAA
- a CDS encoding long-chain fatty acid--CoA ligase, protein MNERHHPHWPPHVPLHLTLPQTNIFYNAEVSATRFPDKPFIIFYDTVLSFAAFKDEAERIAGFLQQECQVKAGDRVLLYMQNSPQWVLAYYGILRANAVVVPVNPMNMTDELRHYVEDSGATTIIAPQCLFANVEPLIGNAAGQGIEHAIVATYSDYVKGPSSIPVPEVIAAPRKTFDLPRVTAWADVLERRLVPGPLTASPDDLCVMPYTSGTTGKPKGCMHTHRSVMSTLLGGCVWFGAPADGVYLSVLPLFHVTGMQGGMNSALFSGATIVILPRWDRDAAALCMQKYRVTAWQSISTMMVDFLSNPKLGEYDLSSLQGTRGGGAAMPDAIARKLKALTGLDYVEGYGMSETMAGTHINPPHRPKPQCLGIPVFDVDSRVIDPLTLQEMPPGETGEIVTSAPQVFQGYWRDPKATEAAFVEFDGQRFLRTGDLGHIDEDGYFFMTDRLKRMINASGYKVWPAEVETLMYRHPAIQEVCVIGVKDDRRGETVKALVVPAATHAGTITEQAIIDWAHEQMASYKAPRIVEFVASLPKSGSGKILWRKLQEEDAARTLAAGSDGGTAR, encoded by the coding sequence ATGAACGAACGCCATCACCCGCACTGGCCGCCGCACGTGCCCTTGCATCTCACACTGCCGCAAACCAACATCTTCTACAACGCCGAAGTCTCGGCCACGCGCTTTCCCGACAAGCCGTTCATCATTTTCTACGACACGGTGCTTTCGTTCGCCGCGTTCAAGGATGAGGCCGAGCGGATTGCGGGTTTCCTTCAGCAGGAATGCCAGGTAAAAGCCGGCGACCGTGTGCTGCTGTACATGCAGAATAGCCCGCAATGGGTGCTTGCTTATTACGGCATTCTGCGCGCCAACGCCGTGGTCGTGCCGGTCAATCCAATGAACATGACCGACGAACTGCGCCATTATGTCGAAGACAGTGGCGCAACCACCATCATCGCGCCGCAGTGTCTGTTCGCGAATGTCGAGCCGTTGATCGGCAACGCGGCGGGGCAGGGCATCGAGCATGCCATCGTCGCAACGTACAGCGATTACGTGAAGGGTCCGTCTTCGATTCCGGTGCCAGAGGTGATCGCCGCGCCGCGTAAGACTTTCGACTTGCCTCGCGTGACGGCATGGGCTGACGTACTCGAACGGCGTCTCGTGCCGGGACCGCTTACGGCCAGTCCCGACGATCTGTGCGTGATGCCGTACACGTCGGGCACAACGGGCAAGCCGAAAGGCTGCATGCACACGCATCGCAGCGTAATGAGCACGCTGCTCGGCGGCTGCGTGTGGTTCGGCGCGCCGGCGGACGGCGTCTATCTGTCGGTGCTGCCGCTTTTTCACGTGACGGGCATGCAGGGCGGCATGAACAGCGCACTCTTCTCGGGCGCGACGATCGTCATCCTGCCGCGCTGGGACCGCGACGCCGCCGCGCTATGCATGCAGAAATATCGCGTCACGGCATGGCAGTCCATCTCCACGATGATGGTCGACTTCCTGTCGAACCCGAAGCTCGGCGAATACGATCTGTCGAGTCTTCAAGGTACGCGCGGCGGTGGCGCGGCGATGCCGGACGCCATCGCCAGAAAGCTGAAGGCGCTGACCGGACTCGATTACGTGGAAGGCTACGGCATGTCCGAGACCATGGCGGGCACGCATATCAATCCGCCGCATCGTCCGAAACCGCAATGTCTGGGCATTCCGGTCTTCGATGTCGATTCGCGCGTAATCGATCCGCTCACATTGCAGGAAATGCCGCCGGGCGAAACAGGCGAGATCGTGACCTCTGCGCCGCAGGTCTTCCAAGGTTACTGGCGCGATCCAAAGGCGACCGAGGCAGCGTTCGTCGAATTCGACGGTCAGCGCTTCCTGCGCACCGGCGACCTGGGTCATATTGACGAGGACGGCTATTTCTTCATGACCGACCGCCTCAAACGGATGATCAACGCATCGGGCTACAAGGTCTGGCCGGCCGAAGTCGAAACGCTGATGTACCGGCACCCGGCGATCCAGGAAGTCTGCGTGATCGGCGTGAAAGACGACAGGCGCGGCGAAACCGTGAAGGCGCTGGTCGTGCCCGCCGCCACGCACGCCGGAACGATTACGGAACAGGCGATCATCGACTGGGCACACGAGCAGATGGCGTCGTACAAGGCGCCGCGCATCGTCGAGTTCGTGGCGTCGCTGCCCAAGTCGGGAAGCGGCAAGATCCTGTGGCGCAAACTGCAGGAGGAGGATGCGGCGCGCACGCTTGCCGCCGGTAGTGACGGCGGTACGGCCCGCTGA
- a CDS encoding SDR family oxidoreductase yields the protein MSVKDLFQLDGKVALITGGSRGLGLQMAEALGEMGCRVAITARKAGELDEAKVHLQRLGVEVQTVVNDLQRFEEIPTLVTEVLGRHGRIDILVNNAGATWGAPAEDYPDEAWHKVMNLNVNAPFFLAREVGKRSMIAKRAGKIINIASVAGLKGSPPGMDTIAYNTSKAAAINFTRALAAEWGKYNINVNALCPGFFPSKMSAGLLDRLGETIVSHTPLQRLGGDEDLKGPIVFLASEASRHVTGQYFAVDGGAIVV from the coding sequence ATGTCTGTGAAGGACCTGTTTCAACTGGATGGCAAAGTTGCGTTGATCACTGGCGGCTCGCGCGGACTGGGTCTGCAAATGGCCGAAGCGCTCGGCGAAATGGGCTGCCGTGTCGCGATCACGGCGCGAAAGGCGGGCGAGCTCGACGAGGCGAAAGTGCATCTGCAACGCCTCGGTGTCGAGGTGCAAACGGTCGTCAACGACCTGCAGCGTTTCGAAGAAATTCCCACGCTCGTGACCGAGGTGCTGGGCCGGCATGGGCGCATCGACATTCTCGTGAACAACGCGGGCGCTACGTGGGGCGCACCCGCCGAAGATTATCCCGACGAAGCGTGGCACAAGGTTATGAACCTGAACGTCAACGCGCCGTTCTTTCTCGCGCGCGAAGTGGGCAAGCGCAGCATGATCGCGAAGCGCGCCGGCAAGATCATCAACATCGCCTCGGTGGCGGGACTCAAGGGTTCGCCGCCGGGCATGGACACGATTGCCTACAACACGTCGAAGGCTGCGGCGATCAATTTCACGCGTGCATTGGCCGCGGAATGGGGCAAGTACAACATTAACGTCAATGCACTCTGCCCGGGCTTTTTCCCGTCGAAGATGTCGGCGGGACTGCTCGACAGGCTCGGCGAGACGATCGTCTCGCACACGCCGCTGCAACGCCTCGGCGGCGACGAGGATCTGAAAGGACCCATCGTGTTTCTCGCAAGCGAAGCATCGCGTCATGTCACGGGACAATATTTCGCGGTAGACGGTGGCGCGATCGTCGTCTGA